In one Dehalogenimonas formicexedens genomic region, the following are encoded:
- a CDS encoding glycoside hydrolase family 26 protein — MMLTATSTTSINLKNFSGMNPFRTRRSLLNPLDASLRLLVLVALFLLPGCHTSSIPTLTSSKAFAPLEPEKGVYWGANLDWGNDSVSAFTGRLGLAPAVLVYFVNFPIPSNDQSGLDAYFQQVSQSGAIALLTLEPFSGLQTVTADEANRLADYVAAKNKAGIRIMLRFAHEMNGSWYPWSQQPTACKVAFQRIADAVHAKTPDTAMIWAPNNGGGYPFTGGQYEAKTGTPDFKTLDTNGDGKLDQQDDPYAPYYPGDNYVDWVGMSLYHWGNAYPWGENEVPESTSFIDRLTGNYNGLNGDERAVPDFYNDYAVNHGKPLAITETSALYSPQAGGPGELEIKRAWWNLIFSQDVFNRFPQLKMINWFEWRKYETEISDIVDWTISLNPEIRSAFVKDFPKNKFILGRG, encoded by the coding sequence ATGATGCTAACCGCTACTTCTACTACCTCCATCAACCTGAAGAACTTCTCCGGCATGAACCCGTTCCGGACCAGGCGTAGTCTGCTGAACCCCCTCGATGCATCGTTACGGCTATTGGTCCTCGTGGCGCTGTTTCTATTGCCGGGTTGCCACACCTCGTCAATACCGACCTTGACATCCTCCAAAGCCTTTGCGCCGCTAGAACCCGAGAAGGGGGTCTATTGGGGCGCCAACCTTGATTGGGGGAATGACAGCGTTTCAGCTTTTACCGGACGGCTCGGTTTGGCGCCCGCCGTGCTGGTATATTTTGTTAATTTTCCCATACCGTCAAACGATCAATCCGGACTTGACGCTTACTTTCAACAGGTTTCTCAGAGTGGCGCCATCGCATTGCTGACCCTCGAACCGTTCTCTGGCTTGCAGACAGTAACAGCCGATGAGGCGAACCGGCTGGCTGATTACGTTGCGGCCAAGAATAAAGCCGGTATCCGCATCATGCTGCGTTTCGCCCATGAAATGAACGGTTCCTGGTACCCCTGGTCGCAGCAGCCGACAGCCTGCAAAGTTGCCTTTCAGAGGATCGCCGACGCCGTCCATGCCAAAACACCTGATACCGCAATGATTTGGGCCCCCAATAATGGCGGCGGTTATCCGTTCACGGGAGGACAATACGAAGCTAAAACCGGAACCCCTGATTTTAAAACCCTTGATACCAACGGGGATGGCAAGCTTGATCAGCAGGATGATCCGTATGCGCCGTATTATCCGGGAGATAACTATGTGGACTGGGTGGGGATGTCGCTCTACCACTGGGGCAATGCGTACCCTTGGGGTGAAAACGAAGTCCCGGAAAGCACCTCTTTCATCGATCGCCTCACGGGTAACTATAATGGCCTCAACGGGGATGAAAGAGCCGTCCCGGATTTCTATAACGATTATGCTGTGAATCACGGCAAACCTTTGGCGATAACCGAGACCTCAGCCCTCTACAGCCCCCAAGCCGGAGGCCCCGGAGAATTGGAAATCAAGCGAGCTTGGTGGAACCTGATTTTTTCCCAGGATGTATTTAACCGTTTTCCTCAGTTAAAGATGATCAACTGGTTCGAATGGCGGAAATACGAGACCGAAATATCGGATATTGTTGATTGGACAATCTCCCTCAACCCGGAAATTCGCTCGGCTTTTGTTAAAGATTTTCCAAAAAATAAATTCATCCTGGGCCGGGGTTGA
- a CDS encoding response regulator, with protein MKQKILIADDEPSVRDTVRRALCDKFDVYEAGDGESAVRLAATHHPNLIIMDILMPGKDGYTALAEIKRNPSLTHIHVVMLTALTQDLNVKFAEALGAVGYLMKPIQLAILRLKVNQVLGVSGGAK; from the coding sequence ATGAAACAAAAAATCCTGATCGCTGACGATGAACCATCGGTCAGAGACACGGTTCGCCGAGCCCTCTGCGACAAGTTCGACGTGTATGAAGCCGGCGACGGGGAATCGGCGGTGAGGCTGGCAGCTACCCATCACCCGAACCTTATTATCATGGATATTTTAATGCCTGGTAAGGACGGTTACACCGCTCTCGCAGAAATCAAGAGAAATCCCAGCCTGACCCATATACACGTCGTCATGCTCACCGCATTGACACAGGACCTTAACGTGAAATTTGCCGAGGCGTTAGGGGCGGTCGGTTATCTCATGAAACCCATCCAATTGGCTATCTTAAGATTAAAAGTTAACCAAGTGTTGGGTGTTTCCGGTGGGGCAAAGTAA
- a CDS encoding helix-turn-helix domain-containing protein — protein MKALTGIPFSELPAFITTKEAARVLRLGMTKLYRLINEGHISHTRHGNGGGKRILVSVAGLKAAMEKSTGFDPELDTAILEAINSPDVKRRRGRPSKTETHERLVITGLSTSNRTGFGDAVVLGRNTEGTQHSTEISIQDNLMIEYAKIFRLFLSSAIELQTFKDETIAKAIDALEAPKGENRSTPTDSGLPIRKSFAHLRAVYKKLGRKVNLLYGKLPAEIRLALKDPAEIKNSLSSNLIYREDLRRHKDRMIVSKPRQNETPCDKIINKLLEVGFFGQGRDFGSVLAEVLKTELSCSDKSTRRALKKAIVGGQLSALGYGKGTKYILGSRKTIAHEQPGARPKYPRNP, from the coding sequence GTGAAAGCATTGACTGGCATCCCATTCTCGGAATTACCGGCATTTATCACTACCAAAGAGGCTGCAAGGGTCTTAAGGCTTGGCATGACGAAATTGTACAGACTGATCAACGAAGGTCATATATCCCATACCCGTCACGGTAACGGAGGTGGGAAACGAATACTGGTTTCTGTGGCGGGGCTCAAAGCAGCCATGGAAAAATCGACCGGTTTTGATCCGGAATTAGACACGGCAATATTGGAAGCTATCAATAGTCCTGATGTTAAGCGGAGACGGGGCAGACCTTCAAAAACAGAAACACACGAGAGGCTGGTTATTACAGGCCTTTCGACGTCCAACAGGACCGGCTTCGGAGATGCTGTGGTTCTCGGACGCAACACTGAGGGAACACAGCACTCCACCGAAATATCAATTCAAGACAATTTGATGATTGAATACGCCAAGATATTCCGATTGTTCCTTTCCAGCGCAATTGAGCTGCAAACATTCAAAGATGAAACTATAGCCAAGGCAATTGACGCGCTAGAAGCACCCAAAGGCGAAAATCGGAGTACGCCAACAGATTCCGGATTGCCAATTCGAAAATCCTTCGCTCACTTACGGGCGGTGTACAAGAAATTGGGGAGGAAGGTCAACCTCTTGTACGGGAAATTGCCAGCAGAGATCAGGCTGGCGCTTAAAGACCCTGCAGAAATCAAGAATTCCTTGTCGTCGAATTTGATTTACCGTGAGGACTTGAGGCGTCATAAAGACAGGATGATTGTGTCGAAGCCGCGCCAGAATGAAACACCGTGCGACAAGATCATCAACAAATTGCTAGAAGTCGGCTTTTTCGGACAGGGACGCGATTTCGGTTCCGTCCTGGCTGAAGTGCTGAAGACTGAACTGAGTTGCTCGGACAAAAGTACCAGGAGGGCTCTAAAGAAAGCGATTGTCGGTGGTCAGCTAAGCGCTTTAGGGTATGGTAAGGGCACGAAATACATACTCGGAAGTAGAAAAACCATAGCACATGAGCAGCCCGGAGCTCGGCCGAAATACCCGAGAAACCCATGA
- a CDS encoding response regulator, whose translation MTEKASGFRILVVEDEYSISEICKRTLTADGFDVSLATDGHIALRLISEQDYDLILVDVKMPNMTGIEMHYRLTNENPEAARRVIFATGDVFGDTLDAVAASGCLCLSKPFSPAELRCKVKQALGLDSRIVEGQN comes from the coding sequence ATGACTGAAAAGGCTTCCGGCTTCAGGATACTGGTGGTTGAAGATGAGTACAGCATCTCGGAGATCTGTAAAAGGACGCTTACCGCAGACGGTTTCGATGTCTCGTTGGCAACAGACGGGCATATCGCCCTACGCCTGATATCGGAACAGGACTATGACCTGATTCTGGTCGATGTAAAAATGCCGAATATGACCGGGATAGAAATGCATTACCGGCTTACCAATGAGAATCCCGAAGCGGCTCGCCGGGTAATTTTTGCCACCGGGGATGTTTTCGGAGACACGCTCGATGCGGTCGCAGCCTCCGGCTGCCTCTGTTTATCAAAACCCTTTTCTCCCGCCGAATTAAGATGCAAAGTCAAACAAGCTCTGGGATTGGATTCCCGGATTGTTGAGGGGCAAAACTGA
- a CDS encoding PAS domain S-box protein, which translates to MAIARSTNSGPACENASCRQIDESRIRHLNQTLLALRSINRLITRDNKDAQGLLDGVCHVLVETQGLMQAWIALIDADGKPFFASQAGMGQELDQLVEKITDGRLPACARRAILLGRAVIVDVGSEFCGHCAVYERHGQHSAMVAPLKYGEKLWGILNTALSDKSVVSDEELGLFGEMAEDIAFALNNIEMEAGKRDAEAALQVSEKRLRNLVETTSDLVWEIDENLKYTYVSPHMRNLLGYEPSELIGKTPYDLMGPVEAARVAKVVDPIIKRRKPINLLINVNRHRDGRSVILETNAVPVFDSDGVFRGYHGMDRDVTEREKVESALELTQFSVERAADGIYWVEPSGKFMAVNEAACRILGYTSEELRSMSVWDISPGMTKEQWSKNWPKIKGLGTSIIEARHRTKNGDVFPVEISRNYLKHGDKEYTCSFARDITERKKAEEIIKRRLRVEETISRVSARFVGIVSLDDAINASLADIGQLCEADRAYLFRFSDDEKAVDNTHEWCDGGVSPQKANLQNLPIEAFPWWVGQLGRNETVHIQDVSAMPAEAAAEKSILESQGIKAVLVLPINIGNELSGFIGLDNIAVATAWPDEDISILRMAANIIASALEKAGIEEELRLRAALLDAAMDSTFLYSPEGELVYVNEVAHTARGYTLTEMMQMHVEELRTSYEASLLPAQIEAILDGRLTMFETVHVRKDGTTMPVEVRCQTVDHAGRALIMAITRDITERIKMQERLVVADRLSSIGEMAAGIAHEINNPLTGVIGFSELLLERSLPSDIKADMEVIHHEAMRTSTIVKNMLAFARQHKAIKKPVAIHEVIDDVLRLRSHEHEMNNIRVNTCYETLLPDIEGDPFQLQQVFLNLVINAEYFMKQAHGGGTLTITTTESNGENILIKISDDGPGISPENLGRLFNPFFTTKEVGKGTGLGLSICHGIVNAHGGDIRAESGYGKGATFIIELPVGCKREMNTDD; encoded by the coding sequence ATGGCGATAGCCAGGTCAACTAATTCGGGGCCGGCGTGTGAGAATGCGTCCTGCAGGCAAATAGATGAATCCCGTATCAGGCATCTGAACCAAACACTGCTTGCCCTCCGAAGTATCAATAGGCTGATCACGCGTGACAATAAAGATGCACAGGGCCTCTTGGATGGTGTGTGCCATGTTCTAGTAGAAACTCAAGGGTTGATGCAGGCATGGATAGCCCTTATCGATGCCGATGGTAAACCTTTTTTTGCCAGTCAGGCTGGTATGGGGCAGGAACTTGACCAACTGGTTGAAAAAATAACCGATGGCAGGCTGCCGGCCTGCGCACGGCGTGCGATTCTATTGGGACGGGCTGTCATCGTGGATGTCGGTTCAGAATTTTGCGGACACTGTGCGGTATACGAGCGGCATGGCCAACACTCTGCGATGGTGGCTCCCTTAAAATATGGCGAAAAGCTCTGGGGTATACTCAACACGGCGCTCAGTGACAAGTCGGTGGTGAGCGATGAGGAACTTGGCTTGTTTGGCGAAATGGCCGAAGATATCGCCTTTGCCCTGAATAATATTGAAATGGAGGCCGGTAAACGGGATGCCGAGGCAGCGCTGCAGGTCAGCGAAAAGCGCTTACGCAATCTGGTTGAGACGACGAGCGACCTCGTCTGGGAGATCGACGAAAACTTAAAGTACACATATGTGAGCCCACACATGCGCAATTTACTGGGTTATGAACCATCTGAACTCATCGGCAAAACCCCTTATGACCTAATGGGCCCAGTTGAGGCCGCCCGTGTCGCTAAAGTGGTCGACCCCATAATCAAGCGGCGAAAGCCTATAAATCTCCTCATAAATGTGAACCGGCATCGCGACGGTCGATCGGTTATCCTGGAGACGAACGCGGTGCCTGTCTTCGATTCCGACGGGGTTTTTAGAGGATATCACGGGATGGACAGGGATGTCACCGAGAGGGAAAAAGTTGAAAGTGCGCTTGAGCTGACCCAATTCTCGGTGGAGCGGGCCGCGGACGGCATTTATTGGGTAGAGCCCAGCGGGAAATTTATGGCCGTTAACGAAGCCGCGTGTCGTATCCTAGGCTACACAAGCGAAGAGTTGCGGTCGATGAGTGTTTGGGATATTTCTCCTGGTATGACCAAGGAGCAGTGGTCAAAGAACTGGCCCAAAATTAAGGGGCTTGGTACCAGTATCATCGAAGCTCGACATCGCACTAAGAATGGCGATGTTTTTCCGGTTGAAATTAGCCGCAACTACCTGAAGCATGGCGATAAAGAATATACCTGTTCGTTTGCCCGGGACATCACCGAGCGAAAAAAAGCCGAAGAGATCATCAAGCGCCGGTTAAGGGTGGAAGAGACGATTTCTCGTGTCTCTGCCCGATTTGTCGGTATCGTTAGCCTGGATGATGCTATCAATGCTTCGCTCGCGGACATCGGACAACTATGCGAGGCGGACCGAGCTTATCTCTTCCGGTTTAGCGATGATGAGAAAGCCGTGGACAATACCCATGAATGGTGCGATGGCGGGGTTTCTCCCCAAAAGGCCAATTTGCAAAATCTTCCCATCGAAGCATTTCCCTGGTGGGTGGGGCAGTTAGGCCGAAATGAAACCGTCCATATTCAAGATGTTTCCGCCATGCCCGCCGAAGCCGCCGCCGAAAAAAGTATTCTTGAAAGCCAGGGTATCAAGGCGGTTCTGGTGTTACCTATTAATATAGGCAACGAACTCTCGGGATTTATCGGTTTAGACAATATCGCCGTTGCTACGGCCTGGCCAGATGAAGATATTTCTATCCTGCGCATGGCAGCCAATATTATCGCCAGCGCCCTGGAGAAAGCTGGGATTGAGGAAGAACTGAGACTTCGAGCGGCGCTTCTGGACGCGGCGATGGACTCCACTTTCCTTTATTCTCCTGAGGGCGAACTGGTCTATGTAAATGAAGTGGCTCATACGGCCAGAGGCTACACCCTTACGGAAATGATGCAAATGCACGTCGAAGAATTACGCACATCGTATGAGGCGTCCCTGCTGCCGGCCCAAATTGAGGCAATCCTCGATGGGCGCTTGACGATGTTCGAAACGGTACACGTCAGGAAAGACGGAACAACTATGCCGGTGGAAGTCCGTTGCCAGACAGTTGATCACGCCGGTCGAGCGTTGATTATGGCCATTACCCGCGATATTACAGAGCGAATTAAAATGCAGGAAAGGCTGGTGGTAGCAGACCGCTTATCATCTATCGGCGAGATGGCAGCGGGGATAGCCCACGAGATCAATAATCCCCTGACCGGCGTCATAGGCTTCTCTGAACTACTGCTCGAAAGGTCCCTCCCCTCAGATATCAAGGCAGATATGGAGGTCATTCATCATGAAGCCATGCGGACGTCAACGATCGTTAAAAACATGCTCGCCTTTGCCCGGCAGCACAAAGCCATTAAAAAGCCGGTCGCCATTCACGAGGTCATCGACGATGTGCTCCGGCTGCGTAGCCACGAGCACGAGATGAACAACATACGGGTGAACACCTGTTATGAAACACTTCTGCCTGATATCGAAGGGGATCCATTCCAATTGCAGCAAGTGTTTCTCAATCTCGTCATCAACGCCGAGTATTTTATGAAGCAAGCCCACGGTGGAGGCACTCTAACCATCACAACAACCGAATCGAATGGGGAAAATATCCTGATAAAAATCTCCGATGATGGTCCGGGAATATCACCCGAGAACCTGGGGCGCCTTTTCAATCCCTTCTTCACCACTAAGGAGGTAGGTAAGGGCACCGGATTAGGACTCTCGATCTGTCACGGCATAGTAAATGCCCACGGAGGCGATATCCGGGCTGAAAGCGGGTATGGCAAGGGGGCCACTTTCATCATTGAATTACCTGTGGGTTGTAAACGGGAAATGAACACCGATGACTGA
- a CDS encoding glycosyltransferase family 2 protein: MSLILTTFLSIVLTGTAVFLFFAFEKWSWQHWVKRTFVGRFQPKAFPEWFIRLIAIIAIGYTSYYLIWRWSTFNHQALWFSLLLWAAELYGFIALLMYVFMTWSLKHEKPVAAPKGKSVVILVPTKGEPIDVLRATLIGCNAVTYPHRTVLLDDSGRPEVKTLTESLGCEYLARLTHDHAKAGNVNYGLNQTESEFFAVLDADNVPLPGLLDTMLGFFDDSKVAVVQGPQLFYNADSIQYEPSRWHEQRLFYAVIMPGKNRSRAAFWCGSPALLRRSAIAEVGGVATETVTEDLHTTLKLAQRGYRVLYVDKPVAVGLAPLTLLSYLKQRLRWGQGAMQSLRSKDSPFWAGGLSFGQRINFIASTTTYLDGLQLIILFIIPIFTLLSGVLPVQYNAIPFLWHLGPYLALIFATQVLLGRGYYDLWHTERYSILRSFVFTRSLLTLFSNRTAGFQVTPKEETMSDRREWGLIVPHLIGGVLCVIVLIVGVVNLLHPLWYQLNNSALLIVSAWVAIDLGFIIFSASRILSASKRSTYRHQMQVDVVWRPLGQTEWFKGFSNDLSSHGLSFVTGGTGQLKDVVEVNLEIASAVGNRIKLKGRVINVRPVRGSDKNRIGVIIEGFETEDDANRYFYYLHQPEELLRHEPVPDQA; the protein is encoded by the coding sequence ATGAGCCTTATTTTAACCACATTCCTTTCTATTGTTCTTACGGGCACTGCGGTATTCTTATTTTTCGCTTTCGAAAAATGGAGCTGGCAACATTGGGTTAAGCGGACGTTCGTTGGGCGATTCCAACCCAAAGCTTTTCCTGAATGGTTTATCCGATTAATCGCAATCATCGCCATCGGATACACTTCCTACTATCTTATTTGGCGCTGGTCAACGTTCAATCACCAGGCGCTATGGTTCTCTCTGCTCCTTTGGGCTGCGGAATTGTATGGCTTCATCGCTCTATTGATGTATGTCTTTATGACCTGGTCGCTAAAGCATGAAAAGCCTGTTGCCGCCCCGAAGGGGAAATCGGTGGTTATTCTCGTACCAACCAAGGGAGAACCCATCGATGTTCTCCGGGCAACCCTGATTGGTTGCAATGCCGTAACCTACCCTCACCGGACGGTTCTGCTGGATGACAGCGGGCGTCCCGAGGTAAAGACCCTGACGGAATCATTGGGTTGTGAATATCTAGCGCGGCTGACCCATGACCATGCCAAGGCAGGTAATGTCAACTATGGTTTAAACCAAACTGAGAGCGAATTTTTTGCAGTCCTCGACGCTGATAATGTACCGTTACCCGGATTATTAGACACTATGCTCGGGTTTTTCGACGACTCGAAAGTAGCTGTGGTTCAAGGTCCCCAACTGTTTTACAACGCCGATTCCATCCAGTACGAACCGTCTAGGTGGCATGAACAGAGGTTGTTTTATGCCGTGATTATGCCGGGCAAGAACCGGAGTCGTGCCGCCTTCTGGTGCGGCAGTCCGGCCCTTCTCCGGCGATCGGCTATCGCCGAAGTCGGCGGCGTCGCCACCGAAACCGTTACCGAGGATCTGCATACAACTCTTAAACTGGCACAACGGGGCTATCGCGTCTTGTACGTCGATAAGCCGGTCGCCGTCGGCTTGGCGCCGCTGACTCTGCTTTCTTATTTGAAACAGCGCCTGCGCTGGGGGCAAGGCGCTATGCAAAGTTTGCGTAGTAAAGACAGCCCTTTTTGGGCGGGTGGACTGAGTTTCGGGCAGCGTATAAATTTTATCGCCTCGACGACCACCTACCTGGATGGACTTCAACTGATCATCCTATTCATAATTCCCATATTTACATTGTTGAGCGGTGTGCTGCCGGTTCAATATAATGCCATTCCCTTTTTGTGGCATTTGGGCCCATATCTCGCTCTTATCTTTGCCACCCAGGTCCTCCTTGGGCGAGGTTACTATGACTTATGGCATACCGAACGTTACAGCATTCTCAGGTCTTTTGTTTTTACGCGTTCGCTGTTGACCCTGTTCTCCAACCGCACCGCCGGTTTCCAGGTGACACCCAAAGAAGAAACGATGTCTGATCGGCGGGAATGGGGGCTGATAGTGCCCCATCTGATTGGCGGCGTTCTGTGTGTTATCGTTCTAATCGTCGGCGTGGTCAATCTCCTTCATCCGTTGTGGTATCAGCTGAATAACTCTGCCTTATTGATTGTGTCGGCTTGGGTCGCGATCGACCTCGGATTCATAATTTTCAGCGCCAGTCGGATCTTGAGCGCCAGTAAACGTTCCACATACAGGCACCAAATGCAGGTCGATGTAGTGTGGCGGCCTTTAGGGCAAACCGAGTGGTTCAAGGGATTCTCCAACGACCTTTCCAGCCATGGCCTCAGCTTCGTTACTGGTGGGACTGGTCAATTGAAAGATGTGGTCGAGGTTAACCTTGAGATTGCGTCGGCTGTTGGGAATCGCATAAAATTGAAAGGCCGTGTTATCAATGTTCGGCCTGTTCGGGGTAGTGACAAAAACCGGATCGGTGTGATCATAGAAGGTTTTGAAACAGAGGATGATGCTAACCGCTACTTCTACTACCTCCATCAACCTGAAGAACTTCTCCGGCATGAACCCGTTCCGGACCAGGCGTAG
- the uppS gene encoding polyprenyl diphosphate synthase: MTQETDAKLPRHVAIIMDGNGRWATKQGLGRIDGHRAGLRTARDTVVALSKMGIPFVTLFSFSTENWKRPADEISGLMKLLEIGLDDIARDLKQHNIRLKHLGRLDNLSPLVRFRINDIINRTRDNNGTVASMAFDYGGRSEIVDAVKRMLKSGTPLDQVNEHQFERYLYDPDLPEVDLLIRTSGEQRISNFLLWQSAFAELYFTETLWPDFDQIEIDKAIEEYVRRSR; encoded by the coding sequence ATGACCCAAGAAACGGACGCCAAACTACCACGACATGTTGCGATTATCATGGACGGCAACGGGCGCTGGGCGACTAAACAAGGATTGGGCCGCATCGACGGACATCGCGCTGGTTTACGAACAGCCCGTGACACCGTAGTAGCGCTCAGTAAAATGGGCATCCCTTTTGTCACTCTGTTCAGTTTCTCTACCGAAAACTGGAAACGCCCGGCCGACGAAATCTCGGGCTTGATGAAGCTGTTGGAGATCGGCCTGGACGACATAGCCCGGGACTTAAAACAGCACAACATCCGCTTAAAGCATTTAGGGCGCTTGGATAACCTGTCACCATTAGTCAGATTTCGAATCAACGACATCATTAATCGCACCCGCGACAACAACGGCACCGTGGCGAGTATGGCCTTTGATTACGGCGGCCGAAGTGAAATTGTCGATGCGGTTAAACGGATGCTCAAAAGCGGGACGCCCCTTGATCAGGTCAACGAGCACCAGTTCGAGCGATACCTATACGATCCAGATTTACCGGAGGTCGATCTCCTTATAAGAACTAGCGGCGAGCAACGGATTAGCAATTTTTTATTATGGCAATCCGCTTTCGCCGAGCTGTATTTCACGGAGACCCTGTGGCCGGATTTTGATCAGATTGAAATTGACAAAGCCATAGAGGAATACGTCAGACGCTCCCGCTGA